One stretch of Apis cerana isolate GH-2021 linkage group LG8, AcerK_1.0, whole genome shotgun sequence DNA includes these proteins:
- the LOC107995318 gene encoding BTB/POZ domain-containing protein 7 isoform X1 — protein MNVFRILTPCVLQRRRPKEVDNSDKRDCWFVKRRRGDASYMIHRMGASASSSITSVGGDSIQAARLSSSGNPPDQHGIAIREKKKKMTGFATLRKKFIRRRRSSKACDHGRIIRDLVSTWSHLEATALLEEYEALAALKDLHVQAELARPPAATYKQDLSKLYDYKHCSDVDLVYRGACFPVHRALLSARCPYFRDLLAGCPGYGARICLELRTPNLEVQMFSALLRYLYTGDICPHDATLEANLLRRLSEEFGTPNPLEHDLRYLLDTGDYADAALVFTSDSDYQRPDSGSSEYGFRPKLELPCHKAILSARSPFFRNLIQRRTRSGEDHTERALHIPTRIVLDESVIPKRYARVLLHAVYLDTVDLSLIMRGNGCGNSAGSLGEVQALTHTGRVRPSPLEEAMELYQIGRFLELDILSQGCEDLILEYLTLESLPTVLKWGSQPHGSAWVHRQALHFLREEFQPVASSSILHQLDHAHLANVLQSHFLQASELEILQAVLKWGEQELVRRMEDREPNLLSHTVHSVTRKGLKKRDLSDIELREILSELLPLVRMDHILPPNSEALAQAIRRGLVSTPPSHMIGDERENLRMNAWIRGGKKNGFFVRPRLFMPYYEEIKSLIEEQMVQEADLVRLRRPRYVADIPDALYMVDEKPRPMGTAGVDVLAAAFPVPDSTTLAAMMKREQKLRQSPSCQRAISLPLSSRHEINRQVRLRVVREFNLPDTVADLLENTAAYNVKEQNERLTDIEDMDSPGLGINARTVPSLCYGRNMTFPRPASSCTHRHELPAIVTEGESCRLLAEQQENNSCSDGQLSGVMPDVAMATASFGALQLIEEQELELDLGDGTSHLLQHVSPSSGTMGSHRSSLPHPHQRHYTGPPPPPYMYHRAGTALPRFI, from the exons ATGAATGTATTCCGAATTTTGACACCGTGTGTATTGCAACGCAGACGACCAAAGGAGGTTGATAATTCTGATAAAAGGGATTGCTGGTTCGTGAAAAGACGGCGTGGAGATGCTTCCTACATGATACATAGAATGGGTGCTTCTGCATCGTCAAGCATCACCAGTGTAGGTGGAGATTCGATTCAAGCAGCTAGACTTTCATCCTCTGGTAATCCACCTGATCAACATGGCATTGCTATCag ggaaaagaagaagaaaatgacgGGGTTCGCGACATTACGAAAGAAATTCATTCGGAGACGTCGGTCTTCAAAGGCCTGCGACCATGGTAGGATAATCCGAGATTTGGTCTCAACATGGAGTCATTTAGAAGCAACTGCGCTTCTAGAGGAGTATGAGGCGTTAGCTGCATTAAAGGATCTCCATGTCCAAGCCGAATTAGCTAGACCACCAGCTGCCACATATAAACAGGATTTGTCGAAGTTGTACGACTATAAACATTGTTCTGATGTGGATCTCGTCTACCGAGGAGCGTGCTTCCCCGTACACAGAGCCCTGTTGTCGGCGCGTTGCCCGTACTTTAGGGATTTGCTAGCTGGATGTCCgg gataTGGTGCCAGAATATGCTTGGAACTGAGAACACCGAATCTCGAAGTACAAATGTTTTCAGCATTGTTACGATATCTCTACACTGGTGATATTTGTCCACACGATGCAACGTTGGAGGCGAATCTCTTGCGACGACTGAGCGAAGAATTCGGGACACCGAATCCGTTGGAACATGATCTTAGATATCTGTTAGACACCGGTGATTACGCGGATGCCGCATTAGTGTTCACATCGGATAGTGATTACCAGAGACCAGATAGTGGAAGTTCAGAATATGGATTCCGGCCAAAGTTAGAACTGCCATGTCATAAAGCGATACTTTCTGCGAGATCCCCGTTCTtcagaaatttaatacaaagacGGACTAGATCTGGGGAAGATCACACAGAAAGAGCGCTTCATATACCCACTAGAATAGTTTTGGATGAGAGTGTAATACCCAAACGATATGCCAGAGTATTGTTACATGCAGTATATTTAGATACCGttgatttatctttaattatgaGAGGTAATGGTTGCGGGAACAGCGCTGGTAGTCTTGGAgag gtTCAGGCTCTTACGCACACTGGACGTGTTCGACCAAGCCCTTTAGAAGAAGCAATGGAATTGTATCAAATCGGCCGATTTTTGGAGCTAGATATATTATCACAGGGTTGTGAAGatcttattttagaatatcttaCATTGGAATCGCTTCCAACggttttaaa atggGGTAGTCAACCTCATGGATCGGCATGGGTACATAGACAAGCGTTGCATTTTTTAAGAGAAGAATTTCAACCAGTCGCTTCTTCTTCAATTCTTCATCAATTGGATCACGCACATTTGGCAAATGTTTTGCAAAGTCATTTTTTGCAAGCGAGTGAACTTGAAATACTGCAAGCGGTACTCAAGTGGGGAGAACAAGAATTAGTGCGTCGTATGGAGGATCGGGAACCAAATTTGCTCAGCCATACGGTACATTCTGTAACTAGAAAAGGATTGAAGAAGAGGGATTTAAGCGACATAGAATTGCGGGAAATACTTAGTGAACTTTTACCACTTGTCAGAATGGATCACATATTACCCCCAAACAGCGAAGCGTTAGCTCAA GCTATTAGAAGAGGATTAGTTTCAACTCCACCCAGTCATATGATAGGAgacgaaagagaaaatttacgAATGAATGCATGGAtaagaggagggaagaaaaatggattttttGTAAGGCCACGCTTATTCATGCCTTATTACGAAGAAATAAag TCTTTAATTGAGGAACAAATGGTCCAAGAAGCAGATTTAGTGAGATTACGAAGGCCACGTTATGTAGCTGATATTCCCGATGCCTTGTATATGGTTGATGAGAAACCGAGACCAATGGGTACAGCCGGTGTAGATGTTCTTGCTGCGGCATTCCCAG TTCCAGATTCCACGACCTTGGCAGCTATGATGAAGCGGGAACAGAAATTGAGACAATCTCCCAGTTGTCAGAGAGCTATTAGTTTGCCGTTATCGTCACGTCATGAGATTAACAGACAAGTGCGACTACGTGTTGTAAGAGAATTCAACTTACCTGACACGGTAGCAGATCTCTTAGAG aATACAGCTGCATACAATGTGAAAGAGCAAAATGAAAGGCTAACTGATATCGAAGATATGGATTCACCGGGTTTAGGGATCAATGCTAGAACAGTTCCATCATTGTGCTACGGAAGAAACATGACGTTTCCACGGCCAGCCTCTTCTTGCACTCATAGACATGAACTTCCAGCTATAGTCACAGAAGGCGAAAGTTGTAGACTCCTTGCTgag CAACAAGAGAACAATTCGTGTAGCGATGGACAATTGTCGGGTGTGATGCCGGATGTTGCGATGGCGACGGCTTCCTTTGGAGCATTGCAACTGATAGAGGAACAGGAGCTTGAATTGGATTTAGGAGATGGAACTTCTCATCTTCTGCAACATGTTTCACCTTCGAGCGGGACGATGGGATCCCATAGGTCCTCCCTTCCTCATCCTCATCAGAGGCACTACACTGGCCCGCCTCCTCCACCATACATGTACCACCGAGCTGGCACTGCCTTACcaagatttatttaa
- the LOC107995318 gene encoding BTB/POZ domain-containing protein 7 isoform X2 produces the protein MNVFRILTPCVLQRRRPKEVDNSDKRDCWFVKRRRGDASYMIHRMGASASSSITSVGGDSIQAARLSSSGNPPDQHGIAIREKKKKMTGFATLRKKFIRRRRSSKACDHGRIIRDLVSTWSHLEATALLEEYEALAALKDLHVQAELARPPAATYKQDLSKLYDYKHCSDVDLVYRGACFPVHRALLSARCPYFRDLLAGCPGYGARICLELRTPNLEVQMFSALLRYLYTGDICPHDATLEANLLRRLSEEFGTPNPLEHDLRYLLDTGDYADAALVFTSDSDYQRPDSGSSEYGFRPKLELPCHKAILSARSPFFRNLIQRRTRSGEDHTERALHIPTRIVLDESVIPKRYARVLLHAVYLDTVDLSLIMRGNGCGNSAGSLGEVQALTHTGRVRPSPLEEAMELYQIGRFLELDILSQGCEDLILEYLTLESLPTVLKWGSQPHGSAWVHRQALHFLREEFQPVASSSILHQLDHAHLANVLQSHFLQASELEILQAVLKWGEQELVRRMEDREPNLLSHTVHSVTRKGLKKRDLSDIELREILSELLPLVRMDHILPPNSEALAQAIRRGLVSTPPSHMIGDERENLRMNAWIRGGKKNGFFVRPRLFMPYYEEIKSLIEEQMVQEADLVRLRRPRYVADIPDALYMVDEKPRPMGTAGVDVLAAAFPDSTTLAAMMKREQKLRQSPSCQRAISLPLSSRHEINRQVRLRVVREFNLPDTVADLLENTAAYNVKEQNERLTDIEDMDSPGLGINARTVPSLCYGRNMTFPRPASSCTHRHELPAIVTEGESCRLLAEQQENNSCSDGQLSGVMPDVAMATASFGALQLIEEQELELDLGDGTSHLLQHVSPSSGTMGSHRSSLPHPHQRHYTGPPPPPYMYHRAGTALPRFI, from the exons ATGAATGTATTCCGAATTTTGACACCGTGTGTATTGCAACGCAGACGACCAAAGGAGGTTGATAATTCTGATAAAAGGGATTGCTGGTTCGTGAAAAGACGGCGTGGAGATGCTTCCTACATGATACATAGAATGGGTGCTTCTGCATCGTCAAGCATCACCAGTGTAGGTGGAGATTCGATTCAAGCAGCTAGACTTTCATCCTCTGGTAATCCACCTGATCAACATGGCATTGCTATCag ggaaaagaagaagaaaatgacgGGGTTCGCGACATTACGAAAGAAATTCATTCGGAGACGTCGGTCTTCAAAGGCCTGCGACCATGGTAGGATAATCCGAGATTTGGTCTCAACATGGAGTCATTTAGAAGCAACTGCGCTTCTAGAGGAGTATGAGGCGTTAGCTGCATTAAAGGATCTCCATGTCCAAGCCGAATTAGCTAGACCACCAGCTGCCACATATAAACAGGATTTGTCGAAGTTGTACGACTATAAACATTGTTCTGATGTGGATCTCGTCTACCGAGGAGCGTGCTTCCCCGTACACAGAGCCCTGTTGTCGGCGCGTTGCCCGTACTTTAGGGATTTGCTAGCTGGATGTCCgg gataTGGTGCCAGAATATGCTTGGAACTGAGAACACCGAATCTCGAAGTACAAATGTTTTCAGCATTGTTACGATATCTCTACACTGGTGATATTTGTCCACACGATGCAACGTTGGAGGCGAATCTCTTGCGACGACTGAGCGAAGAATTCGGGACACCGAATCCGTTGGAACATGATCTTAGATATCTGTTAGACACCGGTGATTACGCGGATGCCGCATTAGTGTTCACATCGGATAGTGATTACCAGAGACCAGATAGTGGAAGTTCAGAATATGGATTCCGGCCAAAGTTAGAACTGCCATGTCATAAAGCGATACTTTCTGCGAGATCCCCGTTCTtcagaaatttaatacaaagacGGACTAGATCTGGGGAAGATCACACAGAAAGAGCGCTTCATATACCCACTAGAATAGTTTTGGATGAGAGTGTAATACCCAAACGATATGCCAGAGTATTGTTACATGCAGTATATTTAGATACCGttgatttatctttaattatgaGAGGTAATGGTTGCGGGAACAGCGCTGGTAGTCTTGGAgag gtTCAGGCTCTTACGCACACTGGACGTGTTCGACCAAGCCCTTTAGAAGAAGCAATGGAATTGTATCAAATCGGCCGATTTTTGGAGCTAGATATATTATCACAGGGTTGTGAAGatcttattttagaatatcttaCATTGGAATCGCTTCCAACggttttaaa atggGGTAGTCAACCTCATGGATCGGCATGGGTACATAGACAAGCGTTGCATTTTTTAAGAGAAGAATTTCAACCAGTCGCTTCTTCTTCAATTCTTCATCAATTGGATCACGCACATTTGGCAAATGTTTTGCAAAGTCATTTTTTGCAAGCGAGTGAACTTGAAATACTGCAAGCGGTACTCAAGTGGGGAGAACAAGAATTAGTGCGTCGTATGGAGGATCGGGAACCAAATTTGCTCAGCCATACGGTACATTCTGTAACTAGAAAAGGATTGAAGAAGAGGGATTTAAGCGACATAGAATTGCGGGAAATACTTAGTGAACTTTTACCACTTGTCAGAATGGATCACATATTACCCCCAAACAGCGAAGCGTTAGCTCAA GCTATTAGAAGAGGATTAGTTTCAACTCCACCCAGTCATATGATAGGAgacgaaagagaaaatttacgAATGAATGCATGGAtaagaggagggaagaaaaatggattttttGTAAGGCCACGCTTATTCATGCCTTATTACGAAGAAATAAag TCTTTAATTGAGGAACAAATGGTCCAAGAAGCAGATTTAGTGAGATTACGAAGGCCACGTTATGTAGCTGATATTCCCGATGCCTTGTATATGGTTGATGAGAAACCGAGACCAATGGGTACAGCCGGTGTAGATGTTCTTGCTGCGGCATTCCCAG ATTCCACGACCTTGGCAGCTATGATGAAGCGGGAACAGAAATTGAGACAATCTCCCAGTTGTCAGAGAGCTATTAGTTTGCCGTTATCGTCACGTCATGAGATTAACAGACAAGTGCGACTACGTGTTGTAAGAGAATTCAACTTACCTGACACGGTAGCAGATCTCTTAGAG aATACAGCTGCATACAATGTGAAAGAGCAAAATGAAAGGCTAACTGATATCGAAGATATGGATTCACCGGGTTTAGGGATCAATGCTAGAACAGTTCCATCATTGTGCTACGGAAGAAACATGACGTTTCCACGGCCAGCCTCTTCTTGCACTCATAGACATGAACTTCCAGCTATAGTCACAGAAGGCGAAAGTTGTAGACTCCTTGCTgag CAACAAGAGAACAATTCGTGTAGCGATGGACAATTGTCGGGTGTGATGCCGGATGTTGCGATGGCGACGGCTTCCTTTGGAGCATTGCAACTGATAGAGGAACAGGAGCTTGAATTGGATTTAGGAGATGGAACTTCTCATCTTCTGCAACATGTTTCACCTTCGAGCGGGACGATGGGATCCCATAGGTCCTCCCTTCCTCATCCTCATCAGAGGCACTACACTGGCCCGCCTCCTCCACCATACATGTACCACCGAGCTGGCACTGCCTTACcaagatttatttaa
- the LOC107995320 gene encoding uncharacterized protein LOC107995320 — MSPSIESFPIQKLDTLLAQTLGNNIQIKHVEWKLLNAPGENYGSDMLAINVIVTRSPKNTEETLNLVAKLPPTSAFLLDLFNSPVSFKKEIQFYNSMAKEFMKLQIESGMNDSQLVPKFYGGRLGLNPDKFDGQAVILLENLKCNGYITEDRIFGLDKKHTEFAIKCLAKMHALVIALKLKKPQLYNNIVTELLIEITNETTEKCLNDMIQKILIDLQNMEEIKPYMDNIKKSMEYCKEQSEKSKKVEEPWGTMIHNDFWVNNMMFKHDEQGEIIDMKIVDFQLNIYDYGVKDLIFFLISSANKDTLDNELDYMLDLYYSFFIKDLKALNIDISKFPKEKYDEIVNHCSILKLNQCLMMTQVIQAPRTNKNLDTKVTNFDTEMKPDEIFKDQSNNVIYKQKLSCIVTLFHKKGWLLK; from the coding sequence ATGTCACCATCGATCGAATCATTTCCAATTCAAAAATTGGATACACTTCTAGCACAAACTTTAGGtaacaatattcaaataaaacatGTGGAATGGAAACTTCTGAACGCTCCAGGTGAAAATTATGGAAGCGATATGCTAGCGATCAATGTCATCGTAACGCGATCTCCCAAGAACACGGAGGAAACCTTAAATTTGGTAGCAAAACTTCCGCCCACTTCCGCCTTTTTATTGGATTTGTTCAACAGTCCagtatcgtttaaaaaagagattcaATTCTACAATTCTATGGCGAAGGAGTTCATGAAACTACAAATCGAGAGTGGCATGAACGATTCGCAATTGGTACCTAAGTTCTATGGAGGAAGATTGGGCTTGAACCCAGACAAATTCGACGGACAAGCTGTCATCCTTTTGGAGAATCTGAAATGCAATGGTTACATAACGGaagatcgaatttttggaTTGGATAAGAAACACACAGAATTCGCGATCAAATGTTTAGCTAAAATGCACGCTCTTGTTATTGctttgaaattgaagaaaccTCAATTGTACAACAATATAGTAACGGAACTATTAATAGAGATCACAAATGAAACAACAGAAAAATGTCTAAATGATATGATTCAGAAAATTCTGATAGACTTACAGAATATGGAGGAAATTAAACCATATATGGATAATATCAAGAAAAGCATGGAATATTGTAAAGAACAAAGtgagaaatcaaaaaaagtgGAAGAACCTTGGGGTACAATGATTCACAACGACTTCTGGGTAAATAATATGATGTTCAAGCATGATGAACAAGGAGAGATTATTGATATGAAGATTGTAGATTTTCAACTGAACATATACGATTATGGTGttaaagatttgattttttttcttatatcgaGCGCGAATAAAGATACTTTGGATAATGAATTGGATTATATGTTAGAtttgtattattcttttttcattaaagacTTAAAGGcgttaaatatagatataagtaAATTCCCTAAGGAAAAGTACGatgaaattgtaaatcatTGTAGCATTTTAAAACTCAATCAATGTCTTATGATGACTCAAGTGATTCAAGCTCCtcgaacaaataaaaatttagatacaaAAGTTACAAATTTCGATACGGAAATGAAAcctgatgaaatttttaaggaTCAAtctaataatgttatatataaacaaaaattatcttgTATTGTAACCCTATTCCATAAAAAAGGATGgttacttaaataa